From one Lycium ferocissimum isolate CSIRO_LF1 chromosome 5, AGI_CSIRO_Lferr_CH_V1, whole genome shotgun sequence genomic stretch:
- the LOC132057356 gene encoding probable pectate lyase 12 isoform X3 translates to MQFVIVEKMLQRSYIVVLLLSSSFFPFAFGIFLNVTLPGQHPDPEAVALEVTRKVNVSLSNLQTRRKLLSYYTNIDQSSCQTGNPIDDCWRCDHTWQLNRQRLADCAIGFGQYALGGKGGRYYVVTSSSDPDPVNPPPGTLRYGVIQEEPLWIVFAANMEIKLSEELIFNSYKTLDGRGVNVHITGGGCITLQYISHVIIHNIHVHHCYQSGETNVRSSPTHFGYRGKSDGDGISIFSSKDIWIDHCSLSHCKDGLIDVVMGSTGITISNNHFSHHNEVMLLGHSDDYLPDSGMQVTISFNHFGKKLIQRMPRCRRGYIHVVNNDFTRWEMYAIGGSGSPTINSQGNRYIAPADPFAKEVTKRVDTEEGHWRNWNWRSEGDVMANGAYFVASGEEVEVNYEKAYSVEPKSANFIDQLTLNAGVLIHRGGNSGKWTSTTNNDTESAGDDSGEDLVAISGDADDYGGDESGSSSIYSNLSLLVNSLVALLAFL, encoded by the exons ATGCAGTTCGTTATTGTAGAAAAGATGCTCCAGAGAAGCTACATTGTGGTTTTGTTGCTTTCAAGTTCATTTTTTCCCTTTGCTTTTGGGATTTTCTTGAATGTCACTCTTCCTGGTCAGCATCCTGATCCTGAAGCCGTTGCTCTTGAAGTTACAAG GAAAGTAAATGTATCACTCTCAAATCTCCAGACAAGAAGAAAATTGTTGTCTTACTACACCAATATTGACCAATCCTCTTGCCAAACCGGCAACCCAATCGATGATTGTTGGCGATGTGACCATACTTGGCAATTAAATCGCCAAAGACTAGCTGATTGTGCCATTGGTTTTGGACAATATGCACTAGGTGGCAAAGGTGGTCGTTACTATGTTGTCACCTCTTCCTCGGACCCCGACCCAGTCAACCCACCACCTGGCACTCTCCGATATGGTGTCATCCAAGAAGAACCGTTATGGATTGTCTTCGCGGCAAACATGGAGATTAAACTCTCGGAGGAGCTCATTTTCAACTCGTACAAAACCCTAGACGGTCGCGGGGTCAACGTGCACATCACGGGTGGGGGGTGCATAACGTTACAATATATCTCGCATGTCATTATCCACAACATCCACGTCCATCATTGTTACCAATCGGGCGAGACGAATGTCCGTTCGAGCCCTACACATTTCGGTTATCGAGGAAAATCGGACGGGGACGGGATATCGATATTCAGTTCGAAGGATATTTGGATCGACCATTGTTCATTATCGCATTGTAAAGATGGATTGATTGATGTAGTAATGGGGTCAACGGGGATAACAATATCGAATAATCATTTTTCACATCATAATGAGGTAATGTTATTGGGACATAGTGATGACTATTTACCAGATTCAGGGATGCAAGTGACAATTTCATTTAATCATTTTGGGAAGAAATTAATTCAAAGAATGCCAAGGTGTAGGAGAGGGTATATACATGTGGTGAATAATGATTTTACAAGGTGGGAGATGTATGCAATTGGTGGAAGTGGTAGCCCTACTATCAATAGCCAAGGAAATCGATATATTGCACCCGCTGACCCTTTTGCTAAAgag GTGACAAAAAGAGTGGACACAGAAGAAGGACATTGGAGGAATTGGAATTGGAGAAGTGAAGGGGATGTAATGGCAAATGGAGCATACTTTGTGGCCTCTGGGGAAGAAGTTGAGGTCAATTATGAAAAAGCTTATAGTGTGGAGCCCAAATCAGCAAATTTCATTGACCAACTTACACTGAATGCTGGGGTCCTCATTCACAG GGGAGGCAACAGTGGAAAATGGACTTCTACCACCAACAATGACACTGAATCCGCCGGGGACGACAGCGGAGAAGATCTCGTGGCAATTTCCGGCGACGCCGACGACTACGGTGGTGATGAGTCTGGAAGCTCTTCAATCTACTCTAATTTATCCTTGTTAGTTAATTCTCTAGTGGCATTGTTAGCCTTCTTGTAG
- the LOC132057356 gene encoding probable pectate lyase 12 isoform X1: MQFVIVEKMLQRSYIVVLLLSSSFFPFAFGIFLNVTLPGQHPDPEAVALEVTRKVNVSLSNLQTRRKLLSYYTNIDQSSCQTGNPIDDCWRCDHTWQLNRQRLADCAIGFGQYALGGKGGRYYVVTSSSDPDPVNPPPGTLRYGVIQEEPLWIVFAANMEIKLSEELIFNSYKTLDGRGVNVHITGGGCITLQYISHVIIHNIHVHHCYQSGETNVRSSPTHFGYRGKSDGDGISIFSSKDIWIDHCSLSHCKDGLIDVVMGSTGITISNNHFSHHNEVMLLGHSDDYLPDSGMQVTISFNHFGKKLIQRMPRCRRGYIHVVNNDFTRWEMYAIGGSGSPTINSQGNRYIAPADPFAKEVTKRVDTEEGHWRNWNWRSEGDVMANGAYFVASGEEVEVNYEKAYSVEPKSANFIDQLTLNAGVLIHRSRGGNSGKWTSTTNNDTESAGDDSGEDLVAISGDADDYGGDESGSSSIYSNLSLLVNSLVALLAFL, translated from the exons ATGCAGTTCGTTATTGTAGAAAAGATGCTCCAGAGAAGCTACATTGTGGTTTTGTTGCTTTCAAGTTCATTTTTTCCCTTTGCTTTTGGGATTTTCTTGAATGTCACTCTTCCTGGTCAGCATCCTGATCCTGAAGCCGTTGCTCTTGAAGTTACAAG GAAAGTAAATGTATCACTCTCAAATCTCCAGACAAGAAGAAAATTGTTGTCTTACTACACCAATATTGACCAATCCTCTTGCCAAACCGGCAACCCAATCGATGATTGTTGGCGATGTGACCATACTTGGCAATTAAATCGCCAAAGACTAGCTGATTGTGCCATTGGTTTTGGACAATATGCACTAGGTGGCAAAGGTGGTCGTTACTATGTTGTCACCTCTTCCTCGGACCCCGACCCAGTCAACCCACCACCTGGCACTCTCCGATATGGTGTCATCCAAGAAGAACCGTTATGGATTGTCTTCGCGGCAAACATGGAGATTAAACTCTCGGAGGAGCTCATTTTCAACTCGTACAAAACCCTAGACGGTCGCGGGGTCAACGTGCACATCACGGGTGGGGGGTGCATAACGTTACAATATATCTCGCATGTCATTATCCACAACATCCACGTCCATCATTGTTACCAATCGGGCGAGACGAATGTCCGTTCGAGCCCTACACATTTCGGTTATCGAGGAAAATCGGACGGGGACGGGATATCGATATTCAGTTCGAAGGATATTTGGATCGACCATTGTTCATTATCGCATTGTAAAGATGGATTGATTGATGTAGTAATGGGGTCAACGGGGATAACAATATCGAATAATCATTTTTCACATCATAATGAGGTAATGTTATTGGGACATAGTGATGACTATTTACCAGATTCAGGGATGCAAGTGACAATTTCATTTAATCATTTTGGGAAGAAATTAATTCAAAGAATGCCAAGGTGTAGGAGAGGGTATATACATGTGGTGAATAATGATTTTACAAGGTGGGAGATGTATGCAATTGGTGGAAGTGGTAGCCCTACTATCAATAGCCAAGGAAATCGATATATTGCACCCGCTGACCCTTTTGCTAAAgag GTGACAAAAAGAGTGGACACAGAAGAAGGACATTGGAGGAATTGGAATTGGAGAAGTGAAGGGGATGTAATGGCAAATGGAGCATACTTTGTGGCCTCTGGGGAAGAAGTTGAGGTCAATTATGAAAAAGCTTATAGTGTGGAGCCCAAATCAGCAAATTTCATTGACCAACTTACACTGAATGCTGGGGTCCTCATTCACAG AAGCAGGGGAGGCAACAGTGGAAAATGGACTTCTACCACCAACAATGACACTGAATCCGCCGGGGACGACAGCGGAGAAGATCTCGTGGCAATTTCCGGCGACGCCGACGACTACGGTGGTGATGAGTCTGGAAGCTCTTCAATCTACTCTAATTTATCCTTGTTAGTTAATTCTCTAGTGGCATTGTTAGCCTTCTTGTAG
- the LOC132057356 gene encoding probable pectate lyase 12 isoform X2: protein MQFVIVEKMLQRSYIVVLLLSSSFFPFAFGIFLNVTLPGQHPDPEAVALEVTRKVNVSLSNLQTRRKLLSYYTNIDQSSCQTGNPIDDCWRCDHTWQLNRQRLADCAIGFGQYALGGKGGRYYVVTSSSDPDPVNPPPGTLRYGVIQEEPLWIVFAANMEIKLSEELIFNSYKTLDGRGVNVHITGGGCITLQYISHVIIHNIHVHHCYQSGETNVRSSPTHFGYRGKSDGDGISIFSSKDIWIDHCSLSHCKDGLIDVVMGSTGITISNNHFSHHNEVMLLGHSDDYLPDSGMQVTISFNHFGKKLIQRMPRCRRGYIHVVNNDFTRWEMYAIGGSGSPTINSQGNRYIAPADPFAKEVTKRVDTEEGHWRNWNWRSEGDVMANGAYFVASGEEVEVNYEKAYSVEPKSANFIDQLTLNAGVLIHSRGGNSGKWTSTTNNDTESAGDDSGEDLVAISGDADDYGGDESGSSSIYSNLSLLVNSLVALLAFL, encoded by the exons ATGCAGTTCGTTATTGTAGAAAAGATGCTCCAGAGAAGCTACATTGTGGTTTTGTTGCTTTCAAGTTCATTTTTTCCCTTTGCTTTTGGGATTTTCTTGAATGTCACTCTTCCTGGTCAGCATCCTGATCCTGAAGCCGTTGCTCTTGAAGTTACAAG GAAAGTAAATGTATCACTCTCAAATCTCCAGACAAGAAGAAAATTGTTGTCTTACTACACCAATATTGACCAATCCTCTTGCCAAACCGGCAACCCAATCGATGATTGTTGGCGATGTGACCATACTTGGCAATTAAATCGCCAAAGACTAGCTGATTGTGCCATTGGTTTTGGACAATATGCACTAGGTGGCAAAGGTGGTCGTTACTATGTTGTCACCTCTTCCTCGGACCCCGACCCAGTCAACCCACCACCTGGCACTCTCCGATATGGTGTCATCCAAGAAGAACCGTTATGGATTGTCTTCGCGGCAAACATGGAGATTAAACTCTCGGAGGAGCTCATTTTCAACTCGTACAAAACCCTAGACGGTCGCGGGGTCAACGTGCACATCACGGGTGGGGGGTGCATAACGTTACAATATATCTCGCATGTCATTATCCACAACATCCACGTCCATCATTGTTACCAATCGGGCGAGACGAATGTCCGTTCGAGCCCTACACATTTCGGTTATCGAGGAAAATCGGACGGGGACGGGATATCGATATTCAGTTCGAAGGATATTTGGATCGACCATTGTTCATTATCGCATTGTAAAGATGGATTGATTGATGTAGTAATGGGGTCAACGGGGATAACAATATCGAATAATCATTTTTCACATCATAATGAGGTAATGTTATTGGGACATAGTGATGACTATTTACCAGATTCAGGGATGCAAGTGACAATTTCATTTAATCATTTTGGGAAGAAATTAATTCAAAGAATGCCAAGGTGTAGGAGAGGGTATATACATGTGGTGAATAATGATTTTACAAGGTGGGAGATGTATGCAATTGGTGGAAGTGGTAGCCCTACTATCAATAGCCAAGGAAATCGATATATTGCACCCGCTGACCCTTTTGCTAAAgag GTGACAAAAAGAGTGGACACAGAAGAAGGACATTGGAGGAATTGGAATTGGAGAAGTGAAGGGGATGTAATGGCAAATGGAGCATACTTTGTGGCCTCTGGGGAAGAAGTTGAGGTCAATTATGAAAAAGCTTATAGTGTGGAGCCCAAATCAGCAAATTTCATTGACCAACTTACACTGAATGCTGGGGTCCTCATTCACAG CAGGGGAGGCAACAGTGGAAAATGGACTTCTACCACCAACAATGACACTGAATCCGCCGGGGACGACAGCGGAGAAGATCTCGTGGCAATTTCCGGCGACGCCGACGACTACGGTGGTGATGAGTCTGGAAGCTCTTCAATCTACTCTAATTTATCCTTGTTAGTTAATTCTCTAGTGGCATTGTTAGCCTTCTTGTAG